Genomic window (Ascochyta rabiei chromosome 13, complete sequence):
ACGCCCGCGTCGTGCTCGGTGCTCATGCCGTCCACGGCCGGGACCAGGCTGCCGAAGAGGAAATGCTGCATGACGGGCAGCTTCTCCAGGATCTCCTTGACGAACATCTTGCGCATGCCGCCCTCGATCTTGGCCCAGTTCCTGCTGGCCGAGATGTCGTCGAGCATCGGGCTGTGCCATCGCAGCCCCTCGACGTTCTTCACGCTGTTGACGAACTGGATCTGGTTGAGGTACATGTACTCCCCGCCCTCCTCCTCGAGCACAAGCGCGTTGTGGATGCTCTTGGGCGTGATGTAGGCGTGGTGCAGCAGCTGGCTTGCCCCGAAGAGGAACGGCAGGAACTGGTAGTCGTCCAGCCCCCACACGCCGTGCGAGCCTGCGGGCTCGAGGTAGTATGCGCCTTGGATGCGGCGCATGAGGCGGAGGTAGGCGGGCAGTACGACGAGGGCGAGCGCGGGGAAGGTGGATGGCGGGAGGAGCGAGAGCCGATTGAGGCACAGCAGCCAGAGGAAGAAGTTGAGCTCGTGGCCGGAGCCGTAGTCGATGCGGCGCTTGTTGCCGAACGAGTTGAGCAGGTAGGCCGAGACTTCATCGACTTGTTGGGGGTCGGTGAGGCCCAGCTCGGCGTGCCATGATGGGAGCGCTTCCTCGACTTTGTCCAGGAAAGTGCGGAAGACGGGGTTGCCGAAGCGCGAGCCGGTGTCTTCGGGCGGACAGTCTTCCTGAATCTTCTCTGCTTCTTGTAGAATCCGCAGTATCTTGCCGAGTGTGTCGGTGATGTCGCTGTCTCGCACGCTGGACACGGCGCGGTCCTGCACGCTATCGGCAATGGAGAAGACAAAGGCCTGCACGAGCGTGCATGTTGGGCTTTTGAGGAAGAGCTGGTGGTCCTCGGGGCTTAGTATTCGGCGCGAGGGATGCGTGTAGGCGTGCGAGGAGAGGTCTGGAGGTGGCGCGAGCGCAggtgttggcgggggcggggCAGACGGCGGTTCGCGTGCGATGGAGGTGCGTTTTCGGGGGATGAGTTTGGGCAGTTTGGCGCTGAGATCTGGCGACGGCGaggctggtggtggtgaggtCGGTGTTGACGTTGTTGCTGGCATCGTGGTTGTTGATAGTTGGTGGTGCAGCTGAAGCGCGAGGTCAACGATCGCCCTAGTGTAGACATCCTGAAGCGCCTCCCTAGGACAACACAGGCTTACAGTGTGATTTGGATCATTCAACATTCTAATGATATCTAAAGACTGTACTGTTACAGTTGCTAGAATCGAAGTTGTTTCTAGCATGGTAGTTGTCGATGGTCCGTAAAACAACTAAATGTACAAGCTTCACCTTGATTCTAACATTCAAACACTCATCCTCAGACACAATCACAATCTGCTCTACTGTTACTTGATTCGATACTGTTTCTATGTATCCAGAATTAGAACCTACAGTCAGAAATGGTCTATAAGACGTCCAACTAAATGGATGGACAGATACAAAGGTAGATGGATGTATAGTAACGCATACATGTAACAAATGCACTCTAGCGAGTCAATCCACCAAGATCAGTCCAGTCCAGCCAGGCCAGCACCGTGCAACCAGCGCCGCCAAATGCATCGAAACAACGAGCCAAACCATCTAAAACGCCAAAACACCCAAACCGCAAGTCTACGCAACCCTTTAAAAATAAGGAATGAAGAGGTTCAATCATCCATGTCACTAGGACTCTCCTCCAGCTTGTGCCGGCGCTCCTCATCCATTTCTTTGTAGGTAGCCCATGACAGCAGCAGAAAGGCGCCGATAATGAGCAGGCCACCGAGGACGGCGGCGGAAGTGAGGGGCGAGTTGAGGGGGGGAGGGAGGAGCTGGTCGACAAGGGCGACGATGAAGATGGTGAGGAGGGCGGCGACCGAGGAGAGGACGGGGCTGGTGAGGGAGATGAGGACGAGGAAGGAGCCGGAGAAGGCTGTGGGGTGTTAGCACGGGCATTGTAGTAGGTGGAGGTGGTTAGTTGGTGTAAGAAAgaaaggaaggaaggaaggaaggaaaaCAAGATTCCTTGGAAGCAAAGACAGAGTTGTTGGGTAGGTGTTGTAGGGTGTGGAGGGGGTGGACGTACTGGCGTTGGCTAGGACGGAAATGGCCATCATCCAGGCCTGCTCGCCGTGCGGCAGCTCAAAGGTCTCCCAGCCCGTGTAGTGCAGGATGGGGAGGGGGATCCACAGGACGCACAGGGTGAAGGCGCCGATCAGACTGCCAAAGGTGTTTGCGAAGATCATGCCCTTGTTGGGGCTGGCGCCCTCGGGCGGGCAGGCCAGGCGCTTGTACAGGACCTCGTACAGGCCGTAGAGGACGCTGCCGACGCCGATGACGAGGTTGCCAAACGCGCGGTTCTCGGCCTCGTGGGAGGGCGGGGCGTTTTCGCCGCCTGCGCCGCCGCCGGACTTGCTGCCGTGCTTTGCGGGGGAGGTGTCGCCGTAcgcgacgacgaagacgccGGCGACGGCAATGGCGACGGCGAGGAGCTTGGAGAGGCGGACCTTGTCGTGCAGGATGGGGATGCTGAAGGCGTAGGCGAAGAAGGCGGAGCAGTTGTAGATGGCGGTCAGGTCCGAGGCGGTGGTCTGGTTGACGGCGACGTACCAGCTGCCGCCGGCGAGGGTGAGGGCGCAGGTGATGAAGGCCGTCATCTTGAGCATGTAGCGCACGGGGCTGGCGAGCGACTGGCGCGGGGTGGGGTGCAGGGTCTGGTGCTGGACCATCAGGGCCGTGTGGCGCAGCAGCTGGGTGTGGCGGCGCCAGAAGGTCGCCCACGGCTGGTCGCGGTTCTGCACGCGCAGCAGGGCGAGCTGGACGGGCCAGAGGACGACCCACGAGCCGTGCGTCATGTACAGCATGCAGTAGGGCTTCTCCCACTTGAGCTCGTGCTGGATGTACACCGCCGTCTCCGTCTGCACCGTGAAGCTGACGAGGCTGAGGACGAGGAAGATGGCGGCGTACGTGTACTTGCGGCGCGTCTCGAGCTTGGCCTGGGTGACGGGGTCGCGCTCGTGGAGGCGGTGGGCGCCGTGCGAGCGCCCGTCGGCGCCCTCGTCGTCGCTCTTGCGGCCCAGCAGCGGCGCGTCGTGGCCGTCGGCGCGTGCGTGATCCAGCGAGCGTCTCAGGTCGGACGGCATGGCCGCGTCGTGCTCATCCCAGTCGTCCAAGTCGTCGTACGCTTTCGGGCGTTTCTTGCGGAGGGGAATGGACTCGGGCATGGACGCGCTGGGCGGGGGAGGCCGCTCTTATACGGAGCGTTGCGACGGACAGCCGACAGGGACAGAGGGGTGGGTGGGACCGCTGCAGGGAGCTAGACTCTAGTCGTACCGTCGTGGCTGCTGATGTGGGAGGCAGTGATCTGGCATCAAGCACCGAGTCCGACTAGGTATGCCATAGGTACCTACCGCTCCACCGCTCAGGGTCCAATCGCCGCCGCCTCTTCCGCGCTACGCTCTGTACGCGTACGAAGACTCCCCTGCAATCTCACTTGACCTCCCCTCCTCTCGCCTCttctcacctcacctcacctcctCTCGCCTCttctcacctcacctcacctcctCTCGCCTCttctcacctcacctcacatCCCCTTCCTCACCCAACTCGACTTTTTCCATGTTGCAGAGTCCAATCCGCTGTGCGTCCCAAATACAGGCTAGCCTGCGTGGTTGGCGTCATCTGCGCCTAACCGGCAACGTGCTCCACGCGCTGCTGTCGTGGGGTACCTCCAGATGACCTGCTGCCACGCCTGACTCGTGCACTGCCCGCCCAGCCCGGACAGCCCGGACAGGCGCAGTTGGTATTGGTCTTGAAGAGAGGTGCTCTCGTGCTTGTCTTGTGGTAGTTGTGAAATCATGCTCTACCTTGTCTTTGTAGTAGTTGTGAAATCATGCTCTACACTTGTTGAGTAGCAGTCTTCAAAACAAAGCTCTTATATTCTCCTTAGCAGCCGTCTTTAGAGCCATACGCTTATATCCATCTTGGCAGTCTTCAAAACAATGCTCTTATACCCATCTTAGCAGCCGTCTTTAGGGACGCTCTTATTTCCATCCTGACATTCTCCAAAGCAACGCCCTCAACTCATCTCGACCTACAGCAGCAAGCCCAGCcaagccaaagccaaagccagccaaccaaccaaccaaccaaccaaccatCCCCCTCTCCACCACCCCCACCACTCCCAGCCGCTAGCTCTCGAACCCCATGGGTCCCGCGGCGAGAACGACGACCAGACTACTCACAATCAAGCCGCCCGCCACGACGGAAACCAGCAGGATGCTCCCCCGCGAGGCTGGGAACTTGCCGCGGATGACGTAGTGCTGCGCCTCGAAGTAGCGGTGGAAGCCAAGCAGCAGCATCAGCATGGAGATGCCGATGAAGGTCGCCCCGAGCGGTTTGCCCAGGTGGCGCAGGCGGTGCAGAGACGCTGGATGTGCGTCTGTGGTGGGAGGGCAAGGGGAAGAGGGAGAGGTGTCGGTGTCGGTGTCGGAAGAGGTGGTGTCTGATCGCAGCGACGAGTTGAGGCGGAAGAGCTGCGTGATTGCGATGCCGATGCTGGCAAAGGAGAGGCTTGTTCGGAGCCAGGCGAGGAAGGTTCGTTCTGTGTGTAGCGTTGGCTGTGTGCTCCTCTCGTTTCAAAAAAGCACAGCCCGAGGGAAGACCTACCCAACGCCAGATGATCCCGCGCAACGCTTCCCTTGTTTTCCAACTCTACGCTCCCCCACGCCTCCCAGAAGCCGCTCCACCGCCCTGCTGCCCCCCGCCGTGCACTCCCCGTGCGCTGCTGCGCTGCGCCTCTCTCCACGGTCCTTGTAGTGCCTTCTTGCGGCGCAGCATCCTTTGCATTCGCAATCGCCTTGGCCTTCGCTATAGACGGCGCAGCGTCGCGCGTCATGGAGTGGTAGTCTGTAGGAGGCGGGGCGGTGGACGTGATTGGTGTGGCTTCCGTGTTGCGGTGTCGCGAGCCGGTCGATGTCGATGTGGATAGGGACGGCATATCTTCTCTTTccctttctctttctctttccccttctccttctctttctccttctccttctctttctccttctccttctctttctccttctccttctctttctccttctccttctccttctccttctccttctccttctccttctccttctccttgtcGCGAAAGTGGTTTCTTCAGTATAGACCGCACCGAACCAACTGCCTCGCTTCTCGGTCTCGATTTCGGTCTCGATCTCGGTCTCGAATTCGGTCTCGATCTC
Coding sequences:
- a CDS encoding Serine/threonine-protein phosphatase 2A activator 2, which encodes MLETTSILATVTVQSLDIIRMLNDPNHTVSLCCPREALQDVYTRAIVDLALQLHHQLSTTTMPATTSTPTSPPPASPSPDLSAKLPKLIPRKRTSIAREPPSAPPPPTPALAPPPDLSSHAYTHPSRRILSPEDHQLFLKSPTCTLVQAFVFSIADSVQDRAVSSVRDSDITDTLGKILRILQEAEKIQEDCPPEDTGSRFGNPVFRTFLDKVEEALPSWHAELGLTDPQQVDEVSAYLLNSFGNKRRIDYGSGHELNFFLWLLCLNRLSLLPPSTFPALALVVLPAYLRLMRRIQGAYYLEPAGSHGVWGLDDYQFLPFLFGASQLLHHAYITPKSIHNALVLEEEGGEYMYLNQIQFVNSVKNVEGLRWHSPMLDDISASRNWAKIEGGMRKMFVKEILEKLPVMQHFLFGSLVPAVDGMSTEHDAGVPGEEDEPEGGEVKVFTDEAGKRHVHAAVGWGDCCGIRVPAAVGAEGEERKGGARGLRRVPFD